In Herbaspirillum sp. WKF16, one genomic interval encodes:
- the epsG gene encoding chain length determinant protein tyrosine kinase EpsG, translated as MDTAILISNKASNALPSRSIGAILIDMGKLTPDKAERILRLQRERGMRFGDAAIQLGLLSQDDIDHALSSQFDYPYLQKGESRVSEEVVAAYNPFSPQVETLRALRSQLMLRWFDADNGHKALAVTSAGSGEGRSFLAANLAVVFSQLGERTLLIDGDMRNPRQHELFGLDNRYGLSAVIAGRAGAAESIHRVPALVDLSVLTSGPTPPNPQELLGRAPFAELLQQLAPSYDAIIIDTPPGVECADAQMVAARTGAALMVVRKNVSHIAGVRTLADTLADAHVHVVGSVLNEF; from the coding sequence TGGGCAAGCTCACGCCGGACAAGGCCGAGCGCATCCTGCGCCTGCAGCGCGAGCGCGGCATGCGCTTCGGCGACGCCGCCATCCAGCTCGGCCTGCTGAGCCAGGACGACATCGATCACGCGCTGTCGTCCCAGTTCGACTATCCCTACCTGCAAAAAGGCGAGAGCCGCGTCAGCGAGGAAGTGGTGGCCGCCTACAACCCCTTCAGCCCGCAGGTGGAAACCCTGCGCGCGCTGCGCAGCCAGCTGATGCTGCGCTGGTTCGACGCCGACAACGGCCACAAGGCGCTGGCGGTGACCAGCGCCGGTAGCGGGGAAGGGCGCAGCTTCCTGGCGGCCAATCTCGCGGTGGTGTTTTCGCAGCTGGGCGAGCGCACGCTGCTGATCGACGGCGACATGCGCAATCCGCGCCAGCATGAGCTGTTCGGGCTGGACAACCGTTACGGCTTGTCGGCCGTGATCGCCGGCCGCGCCGGCGCCGCCGAGTCGATCCACCGCGTGCCCGCGCTGGTGGATCTCTCGGTGCTGACCTCGGGTCCGACGCCGCCCAACCCGCAGGAGCTGCTTGGCCGCGCGCCCTTCGCCGAGCTGCTGCAGCAGCTGGCGCCCAGCTATGACGCGATCATCATCGACACGCCGCCGGGCGTCGAATGCGCCGATGCCCAGATGGTGGCCGCGCGCACCGGCGCCGCGCTGATGGTGGTGCGCAAGAACGTGAGCCACATCGCCGGCGTGCGCACGCTGGCCGATACCCTCGCCGACGCCCACGTGCATGTGGTGGGCAGCGTGCTCAACGAGTTCTGA
- the xrtB gene encoding exosortase B: MTIEQTYPLQGKKLGLSPWLVIAAGLAAMYVPSFIDLFQGVWGTDRNAHGPIVLAVACCYLYVRVRQLREEGLVERRPAPLAGGLSLLFGLLCFTLGRSQTVLFLEAGSLIPILAGLVLMFFGARTCRRLWFAFFFMLFMVPLPASVVDLLTQPLKIGVSYASEHLLRAFDYPIARSGVVLYMGQYQLLVADACAGLNSLFTLEALGLLYMNLVRHQSLLRNTALALLIVPISFTANTVRVVVLALITYYLGDAAGQGFLHGFAGMLLFLVALALIIGMDSVLRVVAVRHARWRGVAEPEAVPRVRQPARQERGALFAIGLPSALLLALGMAASVAVAHMLAPHEAQVVKSARFEAFVPRQFGQWREVPSPYVQVSVDVQDGTDRSYEQPYDDVLSRTYVNGRGEQVMLALAYANEQMQDVKIHPPEACYVAQGFVMVDGAPLAMRTVTGREITGRRFLARNNDRLEAVSYWMRIGDAFPDGGLAARWKIFTAGMAGRISDGILVRASSLVQEPAQQAGAYALQQRFLQDLEAAMQGGHPGLMAPV, encoded by the coding sequence ATGACCATCGAACAGACCTATCCGCTGCAAGGCAAGAAACTCGGCCTGTCGCCGTGGCTGGTGATCGCGGCCGGCCTGGCGGCGATGTACGTGCCCAGCTTCATCGACCTGTTCCAGGGCGTCTGGGGCACCGACCGCAATGCGCACGGCCCGATCGTGCTGGCCGTGGCCTGTTGCTACCTGTATGTGCGCGTGCGCCAGTTGCGCGAGGAAGGGCTGGTCGAACGTCGCCCGGCGCCGCTGGCCGGCGGCCTGTCGCTGCTCTTCGGCCTGCTGTGCTTCACCCTGGGACGCTCGCAGACGGTGCTGTTCCTGGAGGCCGGCTCGCTGATCCCCATCCTGGCCGGGCTGGTGCTGATGTTCTTCGGCGCGCGCACCTGCCGCCGCCTCTGGTTCGCGTTCTTCTTCATGCTGTTCATGGTGCCGCTGCCGGCGTCGGTGGTGGACCTGCTGACCCAGCCGCTGAAGATCGGCGTGTCCTATGCCTCCGAGCATCTGTTGCGCGCCTTCGATTATCCGATCGCGCGCAGCGGCGTGGTCCTCTACATGGGGCAGTACCAGCTGCTGGTGGCGGACGCCTGCGCCGGCCTGAACTCGCTGTTCACGCTGGAGGCGCTGGGCCTGCTGTACATGAACCTGGTGCGGCACCAGTCGCTGTTGCGCAATACCGCGCTGGCGCTGCTGATCGTGCCGATTTCCTTCACCGCCAACACGGTGCGCGTGGTGGTGCTGGCGCTGATCACCTACTACCTGGGCGATGCGGCGGGGCAGGGCTTCCTGCACGGCTTCGCCGGGATGTTGCTGTTCCTGGTGGCGCTGGCCCTGATCATCGGCATGGACAGCGTGCTGCGCGTGGTCGCCGTGCGCCATGCCCGCTGGCGCGGCGTGGCCGAACCGGAGGCGGTTCCGCGCGTGCGCCAGCCGGCGCGCCAGGAGCGCGGCGCCTTGTTCGCCATCGGCTTGCCATCGGCGTTGCTGCTGGCGCTGGGCATGGCGGCCTCGGTCGCGGTGGCGCACATGCTGGCGCCGCATGAGGCGCAGGTGGTCAAGAGCGCCCGGTTCGAGGCTTTCGTGCCGCGCCAATTCGGGCAATGGCGCGAAGTGCCGTCGCCCTATGTGCAGGTCAGCGTCGATGTGCAGGACGGCACCGACCGCAGCTACGAGCAGCCCTATGACGACGTGCTCAGCCGCACTTATGTCAACGGCCGCGGGGAGCAGGTGATGCTGGCGCTGGCCTATGCCAACGAACAGATGCAGGACGTGAAGATCCATCCGCCGGAGGCGTGCTACGTCGCCCAGGGCTTCGTGATGGTGGACGGCGCGCCGCTGGCCATGCGCACGGTTACGGGCCGCGAGATCACCGGCCGGCGATTCCTGGCGCGCAACAACGACCGCCTGGAAGCGGTCAGCTACTGGATGCGCATCGGCGACGCCTTCCCCGACGGCGGCCTGGCGGCGCGCTGGAAGATCTTCACGGCGGGCATGGCGGGGCGCATTTCCGACGGCATCCTGGTGCGCGCATCGAGCCTGGTGCAGGAGCCGGCGCAGCAGGCGGGCGCCTATGCGCTGCAGCAGCGCTTCCTGCAAGACCTGGAGGCGGCGATGCAGGGCGGCCATCCGGGCCTGATGGCGCCCGTATGA
- a CDS encoding O-antigen ligase family protein produces MKKTYLETSQLMILAGALLVSILIGMALPVFTGLLGDSYAKLAAVPALFILGGLFIFNRRLLLLMIFFFRASGDIVLESTRVGGTGGVGLGGAINALIILIAFLFVVEKPKLLPRRVIVPWLVLMAVACAGVVISPDRGAAIKIVLSLSSYFAVFICAFYVVRSPEDFRSMIRLMVASSVIPALYAIVNTALHARGGLAGFRLQSTFGHPNIFAFYLTLIISLGLYMVKNKAFALGQFKRFALVGYMVGLFGLLLLTQTRSAWIACFLLFAVYGLLFERRYLVYLAVLPLLALLVPSVQERVMQLDAGNTVQTYAKLNSFAWRVYLWESGLKWMSVSRYLTGYGVESFPYYSQVFFPLAGSTKWGAHSVFVQWFFDTGIIGTLAYLAVFFQVLRMLIKLHALDRLGAVILICTLIEYLVVSASDNLLAYLAFNWYFWLLLGMGCSVYFNSEAFQREQVKKPRAARPAGVQQGLRRA; encoded by the coding sequence ATGAAGAAAACCTACCTCGAAACATCGCAGCTGATGATCCTGGCCGGCGCGCTGCTGGTGTCGATCCTGATCGGCATGGCGCTGCCGGTGTTCACCGGCCTGCTGGGCGACAGCTACGCCAAGCTGGCCGCGGTGCCGGCGCTGTTCATCCTGGGCGGATTGTTCATCTTCAATCGCCGCCTGCTGCTGTTGATGATCTTCTTCTTCCGCGCCTCCGGCGACATCGTGCTGGAATCCACCCGGGTGGGCGGCACCGGCGGCGTCGGCCTGGGCGGCGCCATCAACGCCCTGATCATCCTGATCGCCTTCCTGTTCGTGGTGGAAAAGCCCAAGCTGCTGCCGCGCCGCGTGATCGTGCCGTGGCTGGTGCTGATGGCGGTGGCCTGCGCCGGCGTGGTGATCTCGCCCGACCGCGGCGCGGCGATCAAGATCGTGCTGTCGCTGTCGTCCTATTTCGCCGTGTTCATCTGCGCCTTCTACGTGGTGCGTTCGCCGGAAGACTTCCGTTCCATGATCCGCCTGATGGTGGCCTCGTCCGTCATTCCCGCGCTGTACGCAATCGTCAATACAGCCTTGCACGCCAGGGGCGGGCTGGCCGGCTTTCGGCTTCAAAGCACCTTCGGCCACCCCAACATCTTCGCCTTCTACCTGACCCTGATCATTTCGCTGGGCCTCTACATGGTCAAGAACAAGGCGTTCGCGCTGGGCCAGTTCAAGCGCTTCGCGCTGGTGGGCTACATGGTGGGACTGTTCGGCCTGCTGCTGCTGACGCAGACGCGCAGCGCGTGGATCGCCTGCTTCCTGCTGTTCGCGGTGTACGGCCTGCTCTTCGAGCGGCGCTACCTGGTCTATCTCGCGGTGCTGCCGTTGCTGGCGCTGCTGGTGCCCAGCGTGCAGGAGCGCGTGATGCAACTCGACGCCGGCAATACGGTCCAGACCTATGCCAAGCTCAATTCCTTCGCCTGGCGGGTCTACCTGTGGGAGTCGGGCTTGAAGTGGATGTCGGTGTCGCGCTACCTGACCGGTTACGGCGTGGAGTCCTTCCCGTATTACTCGCAGGTGTTCTTCCCGCTGGCCGGCAGCACCAAGTGGGGCGCGCACAGCGTGTTCGTGCAGTGGTTCTTCGACACCGGCATCATCGGCACGCTCGCCTATCTCGCCGTGTTCTTCCAGGTGCTGCGCATGCTCATCAAGCTGCATGCGCTGGACCGCCTGGGCGCGGTGATCCTGATCTGCACCCTGATCGAATACCTGGTGGTCTCGGCCTCCGACAACCTGCTGGCCTACCTGGCGTTCAACTGGTACTTCTGGCTGCTGCTGGGCATGGGTTGTTCGGTCTATTTCAACAGCGAGGCCTTCCAGCGCGAACAGGTGAAGAAACCTCGCGCCGCGCGCCCAGCCGGCGTGCAGCAAGGGCTGCGCCGGGCCTGA
- a CDS encoding glycosyltransferase family 4 protein, with protein MPTKIAYFINQYPKVSHSFIRREIAAVEEQGFAVQRIALRGWDAEIVDDDDRADRERTQYVLRRGMAGLLAPLARQLLARPGRFFAALALACRMAARGERPLPYHLVYLAEAAQVVEWTAAFGAHHIHAHFGTNSTEIVMLAQALGGPSYSFTVHGPEEFDKPHALGLDEKIRRSAFTVAITSFCQSQLYRWVEQDAWSKIEIVHCGLDRGFYADAPAQASIAPRLVCVGRLCEQKGQLLLVEAAAQLHRKGIAFELVLAGDGEMRAQIEERIRRHGLQDRIRITGWISGKQVRDELLAARALVLPSFAEGLPVVIMEAMALRRPVLTTYVAGIPELVLQGENGWLFPAGDLERLTASMEECLAASPEQLERMGAAAQARAVERHSIGTEAAKLARLFTLHAAPQAQRAHAPQPEGAQ; from the coding sequence ATGCCCACAAAAATAGCCTACTTCATCAACCAGTATCCCAAGGTGAGCCACAGCTTCATCCGGCGCGAGATCGCCGCCGTGGAGGAGCAGGGCTTCGCCGTCCAGCGCATCGCGCTGCGCGGCTGGGACGCCGAGATCGTCGATGACGACGACCGCGCCGACCGCGAACGCACGCAGTACGTCCTGCGGCGCGGCATGGCCGGCCTGCTGGCGCCGCTGGCGCGCCAGCTGCTGGCGCGGCCCGGCCGGTTCTTCGCGGCGCTGGCGCTGGCCTGCAGGATGGCCGCGCGCGGCGAGCGCCCGCTGCCGTATCACCTGGTCTACCTGGCCGAAGCGGCGCAGGTGGTGGAGTGGACTGCGGCCTTCGGCGCGCATCATATCCACGCCCACTTCGGCACCAATTCGACCGAGATCGTGATGCTGGCGCAAGCCTTGGGCGGCCCCTCCTACAGCTTCACCGTGCACGGCCCGGAAGAGTTCGACAAGCCGCATGCGCTGGGCCTGGACGAGAAGATCCGCCGCTCGGCCTTCACCGTGGCGATCACCTCGTTCTGCCAGAGCCAGTTGTACCGCTGGGTGGAACAGGACGCCTGGAGCAAGATCGAGATCGTGCATTGCGGCCTGGATCGCGGCTTCTACGCCGACGCTCCGGCCCAGGCCTCGATCGCGCCGCGCCTGGTGTGCGTGGGGCGCCTGTGCGAGCAGAAGGGCCAGCTGCTGCTGGTGGAGGCCGCGGCGCAGTTGCACCGCAAGGGCATCGCCTTCGAGCTGGTGCTGGCCGGCGACGGCGAGATGCGCGCGCAGATCGAGGAACGCATCCGCCGCCACGGCCTGCAGGATCGGATCCGCATCACCGGCTGGATCAGCGGCAAGCAGGTGCGCGATGAGCTGCTGGCCGCGCGCGCGCTGGTGCTGCCCAGTTTCGCCGAGGGCTTGCCGGTGGTGATCATGGAAGCCATGGCCTTGCGCCGACCGGTGCTGACCACCTATGTGGCCGGCATTCCCGAACTGGTGCTGCAGGGCGAGAACGGTTGGCTGTTCCCCGCCGGCGACCTGGAGCGGCTGACGGCGTCGATGGAAGAATGCCTGGCCGCCTCGCCAGAGCAGCTGGAGCGCATGGGCGCGGCGGCGCAGGCGCGCGCGGTGGAACGCCACTCGATCGGCACCGAGGCCGCCAAGCTGGCACGCCTGTTCACGCTGCATGCGGCGCCGCAGGCGCAGCGCGCGCACGCGCCGCAGCCGGAGGGCGCGCAATGA
- a CDS encoding acyltransferase family protein has product MSLAHVKEREAASRAAVPAPERAADSLVHTKHKEIASLDGWRAVAIAIVFLSHAGLGKIIPGGLGVTIFFFLSGYLITTLLVREFTASGGINIRHFYVRRVLRLTPPLLLVLAVTYLLTHYGLFTGHAAWSGFFAQLFYFANYYVLFFDAGNAVPQGTGVFWSLAVEEHFYFVFPALFMLLMRRADHRRIPLYLFGLCLAFLAWRYYLVAGEGVSMERTYYATDTRIDSILFGCILATLQLPESLRATLQRPALRMAGVGAGVLLLLLSLLVRDAVFRETLRYSVQGIALIPLFFYSVTRPDSFPFRWLNLRWVQRLGIYSYSIYLSHEIMLSNVDWVSANPALNIAAALVFSLLFAMLVDRFIDAPLRAVRARFR; this is encoded by the coding sequence ATGAGCCTGGCCCACGTCAAGGAGCGCGAAGCCGCATCCCGCGCGGCAGTGCCGGCGCCCGAGCGGGCCGCGGACAGCCTGGTGCATACCAAGCACAAGGAGATCGCCTCGCTGGACGGCTGGCGCGCCGTGGCCATCGCCATCGTGTTCCTGAGCCACGCCGGGCTGGGCAAGATCATTCCCGGTGGACTGGGCGTGACGATCTTCTTCTTCCTCAGCGGCTACCTGATCACCACGCTGCTGGTGCGCGAGTTCACGGCCAGCGGCGGCATCAACATCCGCCATTTCTACGTGCGCCGCGTGCTGCGCCTGACGCCGCCGCTGCTGCTGGTGCTGGCGGTGACCTACCTGCTGACGCACTACGGCCTGTTCACCGGGCACGCCGCCTGGAGCGGCTTCTTCGCCCAGCTGTTCTATTTCGCCAACTACTACGTGCTGTTCTTCGACGCCGGCAACGCGGTGCCGCAGGGCACCGGCGTGTTCTGGTCGCTGGCGGTGGAGGAGCATTTCTATTTCGTCTTCCCGGCCTTGTTCATGCTGCTCATGCGCCGCGCCGATCATCGCCGCATCCCGCTCTACCTGTTCGGCCTGTGCCTGGCCTTCCTGGCGTGGCGCTACTACCTGGTGGCGGGCGAGGGCGTGTCGATGGAGCGCACTTATTACGCTACCGACACCCGCATCGATTCCATCCTGTTCGGCTGCATCCTCGCCACGCTGCAGCTGCCCGAGAGCCTGCGCGCCACCCTGCAGCGGCCCGCCCTGCGCATGGCCGGCGTCGGCGCCGGAGTCTTGCTGCTGCTGCTGTCGCTGCTGGTGCGCGATGCGGTCTTCCGCGAAACGCTGCGCTATTCGGTGCAGGGCATCGCGCTGATCCCGCTGTTCTTCTATTCGGTCACCCGTCCGGACAGTTTCCCGTTCCGCTGGCTCAACCTGCGCTGGGTGCAGCGGCTGGGGATCTATTCGTATTCGATCTACCTCTCGCATGAAATCATGCTGAGCAACGTGGATTGGGTGTCCGCCAACCCGGCGCTCAACATCGCCGCGGCGCTGGTGTTTTCCCTGCTGTTCGCCATGCTGGTGGATCGCTTCATCGACGCGCCGCTGCGCGCTGTTCGCGCGCGATTCCGCTGA
- a CDS encoding acyltransferase family protein codes for MLLINKNDAGQPANLKSRPGEAAGEAAPAAIQSPHPGLHPKYRPDIDGLRAVAVGSVVIFHAFPEWFAGGFIGVDIFFVISGFLISLIIFNNLEHGRFSIVDFYVRRVKRIFPALMTVMTLCLAAGWVVLFADEYKQLGKHLFGGSTFISNILFWRESGYFDNSAETKPLLHLWSLAIEEQFYLFWPLLLAFVWKRRWGFLRIMAVIAALSFAINIYLIGYDQTAAFYSPLARFWELMVGGALGYINLHRQDLNGRHKNLQAWLGVALLGAGFVLMDGSRAFPGWWALLPAIGAFLLLSAGPQAWFNRTVLASKPMVSIGLISYPLYLWHWPLLAFSAIIAGQTAPSSWRVAAVGAALLLSWLTFRFIERPLRGSGNLRVVLALLAVNVAVGLGGMAIYLNDGFGQRAINKKLDYISENDIFEGSRNSDGSCARLNGMPGVDEEVCLSNSSAPRTLFVGDSHVMALHSAVFAGQVKMPAMMVAGHACRVYPNLPYEATHRLRWSNNCTAIANEAIAVAGKLPSIDTVVISGAYPRDNLERPSEYAAGGRTLSAREAFLSGYGALIDSFIKAGKRVVFMADVPYLKLDPHACVNRFEDGVSRECAFTQAEHKSIRKDYDAAVAELQRRHPGAAFFDPEPLFCRDGMCRSKLGDAYLYNDTQHISLAASKQLLDEMRKQGLLSPPAKAPGQ; via the coding sequence GTGCTATTGATCAATAAGAACGATGCCGGCCAACCGGCAAACCTGAAGAGCCGCCCCGGGGAAGCGGCAGGAGAGGCCGCGCCGGCGGCGATCCAATCTCCGCATCCGGGGCTGCATCCCAAATACCGTCCCGACATCGACGGCCTGCGCGCCGTCGCCGTCGGCTCGGTGGTGATCTTCCATGCCTTCCCGGAGTGGTTCGCCGGCGGCTTCATCGGCGTGGACATCTTCTTCGTCATCTCCGGTTTCCTGATCTCGCTGATCATCTTCAACAACCTGGAGCACGGCCGTTTTTCCATCGTGGATTTCTACGTGCGGCGGGTCAAGCGCATCTTCCCCGCGCTGATGACGGTGATGACGCTGTGCCTGGCCGCCGGCTGGGTAGTGCTGTTCGCCGACGAATACAAGCAGTTGGGCAAGCACCTGTTCGGCGGCTCCACCTTCATCTCCAACATCCTGTTCTGGCGCGAGAGCGGCTACTTCGACAACTCGGCCGAGACCAAGCCGCTGCTGCACCTGTGGAGCCTGGCCATCGAGGAGCAGTTCTACCTGTTCTGGCCGCTGCTGCTGGCCTTCGTGTGGAAGCGCCGCTGGGGCTTCCTGCGCATCATGGCGGTGATCGCGGCGCTGTCCTTCGCAATCAACATCTACCTGATCGGCTACGACCAGACCGCGGCTTTCTATTCGCCGCTGGCGCGCTTCTGGGAGCTGATGGTGGGCGGCGCGCTGGGCTACATCAACCTGCACCGCCAGGATCTCAACGGCCGCCACAAAAACCTGCAGGCCTGGTTGGGCGTGGCGCTGCTGGGCGCGGGCTTCGTCCTGATGGACGGTTCGCGCGCCTTCCCCGGCTGGTGGGCGCTGCTGCCGGCGATCGGCGCCTTCCTGCTGCTGTCGGCCGGGCCGCAGGCGTGGTTCAATCGCACCGTCCTGGCCAGCAAGCCGATGGTGAGCATCGGCCTGATCAGCTATCCGCTCTACCTCTGGCACTGGCCGCTGCTGGCCTTCTCCGCCATCATCGCCGGCCAGACCGCGCCGTCGTCCTGGCGCGTGGCGGCGGTAGGCGCGGCGCTGCTGCTGTCGTGGCTGACCTTCCGCTTCATCGAGCGGCCGCTGCGCGGCTCCGGCAACCTGCGCGTGGTGCTGGCGCTGCTGGCGGTGAATGTCGCTGTCGGCCTGGGCGGCATGGCGATCTACCTGAACGACGGTTTCGGCCAGCGCGCCATCAACAAGAAGCTCGACTACATTTCCGAGAACGACATCTTCGAAGGCTCGCGCAATTCGGACGGCAGCTGCGCGCGACTGAACGGCATGCCAGGCGTGGACGAAGAGGTCTGCCTCTCCAACTCCTCGGCGCCGCGCACGCTGTTCGTCGGCGACAGCCACGTCATGGCGCTGCATTCGGCGGTGTTCGCCGGCCAGGTCAAGATGCCGGCCATGATGGTGGCCGGCCATGCCTGCCGCGTTTATCCGAACCTCCCGTATGAGGCTACGCACCGGCTGCGCTGGTCCAACAATTGCACGGCGATCGCCAACGAGGCGATCGCGGTGGCCGGCAAGCTGCCCTCGATCGACACCGTGGTCATCAGCGGCGCCTACCCGCGCGACAACCTGGAGCGGCCCTCCGAATACGCTGCCGGCGGCCGCACGCTGAGCGCGCGCGAGGCCTTCCTGTCCGGCTACGGCGCGCTGATCGACAGCTTCATCAAGGCCGGCAAGCGGGTGGTGTTCATGGCCGACGTGCCTTACCTGAAACTGGACCCGCACGCTTGCGTGAACCGTTTCGAGGACGGCGTCTCGCGCGAATGCGCCTTTACCCAGGCCGAGCACAAGAGCATCCGCAAGGACTACGACGCCGCCGTGGCCGAGCTGCAGCGCCGGCATCCCGGCGCGGCCTTCTTCGATCCGGAGCCGCTGTTCTGCCGCGACGGCATGTGCCGTTCCAAGCTGGGCGACGCCTATCTCTACAACGACACCCAGCACATCAGCCTGGCGGCCTCCAAGCAATTGCTCGACGAGATGCGCAAGCAGGGCTTGCTGTCGCCGCCGGCAAAGGCGCCGGGCCAATGA
- a CDS encoding Atrophin-1 multi-domain protein, with translation MQPQPRSLRLVPMAVLIGTVWTCASPAAAADDWGTYLKPFAADSLWNSRPVNPSFGEDAIPTSSYFPAVTANAYSTGVYLASPQDPPVTVSGAAGSKGLFNTDDENYHDVTIPHWPASAKPAPGSDGHADIVDPANNIIHSFWQLKQQGTQWTAAQYSWARLNGRGWPDPGHYYQGARATGVPASGGLIRIHEAAQKPEFYPHALAMSLTFNGLSPNPTYVFPATSADTNAAKLNSGKFPEGALVMLPPSFDTGKLTDPELRRIAETLKRYGAYIVDANTGTPFVIYVEIGAAYNLHPSGWNNTVASELQVIRAGLRRASATSWIDGNGKTFTPTQNLNLLSMRGTWTQQSGSTLGKFSSWDQAVVFPAASSASEVVNYSNRGMNAVTWAKPVMGASYKITARTTGGGKLRFSVYDQAAGKMMVDTGYLDNGQSKTFTWSAITPALAIYARSGAGGASSVSGELIKAD, from the coding sequence ATGCAACCTCAACCACGCTCGCTTCGCCTTGTCCCCATGGCCGTGCTGATCGGCACAGTCTGGACCTGCGCCTCGCCCGCGGCTGCAGCCGATGACTGGGGTACCTACCTCAAGCCGTTCGCGGCCGACTCGCTGTGGAACAGCAGGCCGGTCAACCCGAGCTTCGGCGAGGACGCCATCCCGACCTCCAGCTACTTCCCGGCGGTGACCGCCAACGCCTACTCCACCGGCGTCTACCTGGCTTCGCCGCAGGATCCGCCGGTCACCGTCAGCGGCGCCGCCGGCAGCAAGGGACTGTTCAACACCGACGACGAGAACTATCACGACGTCACCATCCCGCACTGGCCGGCCTCAGCCAAGCCGGCGCCCGGCTCCGACGGCCATGCCGATATCGTCGACCCGGCCAACAACATCATCCATTCGTTCTGGCAGTTGAAGCAGCAAGGCACGCAATGGACCGCCGCGCAATATTCGTGGGCCCGCCTCAACGGCCGCGGCTGGCCCGATCCCGGCCACTACTACCAGGGCGCGCGCGCCACCGGGGTACCGGCCTCGGGCGGGCTGATCCGCATCCATGAAGCCGCGCAGAAGCCGGAGTTCTATCCGCATGCGCTGGCGATGTCGCTGACCTTCAACGGCCTCTCGCCCAACCCGACCTACGTGTTCCCGGCCACCTCGGCCGATACCAACGCCGCCAAGCTCAACAGCGGAAAATTCCCGGAAGGCGCGCTGGTGATGCTGCCGCCGTCCTTCGACACCGGCAAGCTCACCGACCCCGAACTGCGCCGCATCGCCGAGACCCTGAAGCGCTACGGCGCCTATATCGTCGACGCCAATACCGGCACGCCCTTCGTCATCTATGTCGAGATCGGCGCCGCCTACAACCTGCACCCGAGCGGCTGGAACAACACCGTGGCCAGCGAACTGCAGGTCATCCGCGCCGGCCTGCGCCGCGCCAGCGCCACCAGCTGGATCGACGGCAACGGCAAGACCTTCACGCCCACCCAGAACCTGAACCTGCTCTCCATGCGCGGCACCTGGACCCAGCAATCCGGCAGCACCCTGGGCAAGTTCAGCTCCTGGGACCAGGCGGTGGTGTTCCCGGCCGCCTCGTCCGCCTCGGAAGTGGTCAACTACAGCAACCGGGGCATGAACGCGGTGACCTGGGCCAAGCCGGTCATGGGCGCCAGCTACAAGATCACGGCCCGCACCACCGGCGGCGGCAAGCTGCGCTTCTCGGTCTACGACCAGGCCGCCGGCAAGATGATGGTCGACACCGGCTACCTCGACAACGGCCAGAGCAAGACCTTCACCTGGAGCGCCATCACGCCGGCGCTGGCGATCTATGCCAGGAGCGGCGCCGGCGGCGCCTCCTCCGTCAGCGGCGAGTTGATCAAGGCCGACTGA